A region of Beijerinckia sp. 28-YEA-48 DNA encodes the following proteins:
- a CDS encoding ABC transporter ATP-binding protein, with product MATRPFVEIDRVWMRYAGSGGTLALRNTSLSVDRQEFVAVVGPSGCGKSTLMRLVTGLWPASAGSVIVAGKEVDKPLSIAGMAFQNPTLLPWRTVLDNVMLPFEVVDALAARLRRDRGLYEQRCRELLDLVGLKGFEHKNPWQLSGGMQQRASLCRALVHEPQLLMLDEPFGALDVFTREDLWGVLQNLWMARRPTVILVTHDLREAAFLADRILVMTARPGRIMIERKVDLPRPRTQQMTYSSYFQDLVQDLREHIDRARHGEELAHAE from the coding sequence ATGGCAACACGGCCCTTTGTCGAAATCGATCGCGTCTGGATGCGCTATGCCGGCTCCGGCGGCACGCTGGCGCTGCGCAACACCTCTCTCTCGGTCGACAGGCAAGAATTCGTCGCCGTCGTCGGCCCCTCCGGTTGCGGCAAATCGACATTGATGCGCCTTGTCACCGGCCTGTGGCCGGCAAGCGCCGGCTCGGTCATCGTCGCCGGCAAAGAAGTGGATAAGCCGCTCTCCATCGCCGGCATGGCGTTTCAGAACCCGACCCTGTTGCCGTGGCGCACCGTTCTCGACAATGTCATGCTGCCGTTCGAAGTGGTCGATGCCCTGGCGGCGCGCCTGCGTAGGGATCGCGGACTTTATGAACAGCGGTGCCGCGAACTGCTCGATCTCGTCGGCCTGAAAGGGTTCGAGCACAAGAACCCCTGGCAATTGTCGGGCGGCATGCAGCAGCGCGCCTCGCTCTGCCGCGCCCTCGTCCACGAACCGCAATTGTTGATGCTCGACGAGCCCTTCGGCGCGCTCGATGTCTTCACCCGCGAGGATCTCTGGGGTGTGCTGCAAAACCTCTGGATGGCGCGGCGCCCCACCGTCATTCTCGTCACCCATGATCTGAGGGAAGCAGCCTTCCTCGCCGACCGCATCCTGGTGATGACCGCCCGGCCCGGCCGCATCATGATCGAGCGCAAGGTCGACCTACCACGCCCGCGCACCCAGCAGATGACCTACAGCAGCTATTTCCAGGACCTGGTTCAGGACCTGCGCGAACATATCGACCGCGCCCGCCATGGTGAGGAACTGGCCCATGCAGAGTGA
- a CDS encoding iron ABC transporter permease: MSQISLPSGAVQNARIKRAAKAEKRADIGWAGWTVIALGAVAACYFILGPLLMLLTTAFRGPQDFLPFEEGARWTFDNIAAVYSDRNLYTTIIPNTLIFTAGSVTVTFFIAFTLAWLVERTDLPFRNGVYTIILFPLLVPGIVLSITWIFLLAPNTGWINVILRTLLGLEGSGPLNIFSMGGMILAQGIGLVPFVFLLLSAALRSMNPSLEEASNTAGASPFTTIRRVTLPVLLPGLLAPLILATLITLEQFETPLVIGFPARINVFSTRIFFELNPDTDLPAYGRAAAVALPFLICGVLLLLLYNHFIRRAESFVTVTGKGFRPMRFSLGRWRIPAILFIGTYALFGALLPGFVLIWASFFGYSLPSFEILSTISFSGYIDLFNNPKFWLAARNTFIVAGASAIIVTTIGVIIAWTILRTQVAGRWILDFISFLSLGIPAVIAGLASMLLYLSMPIGIYGTVLALVLAYSYRMAVSTRLTRAALMQIHAELEEASSVAGGQWLTTIRRVVLPLLRPSLVASFILLFIIGFREFTIPTILQSPDNTVLSVMMWQAFQGGKTTQAAAVGTMIVLFVIPIIFGLRRFVLARDGRD, from the coding sequence ATGAGCCAGATCAGTTTGCCCTCGGGCGCCGTTCAAAACGCTCGCATCAAGCGAGCCGCCAAAGCGGAGAAGCGCGCCGACATCGGCTGGGCCGGCTGGACGGTCATCGCACTGGGCGCGGTGGCCGCCTGCTATTTCATCCTCGGCCCGCTGCTGATGCTGCTGACGACCGCCTTTCGCGGCCCGCAGGACTTTCTGCCTTTCGAGGAAGGCGCGCGCTGGACCTTCGACAACATCGCCGCCGTCTATTCCGATCGCAATCTCTATACGACGATCATTCCCAACACGCTGATCTTCACCGCCGGCTCGGTGACCGTCACGTTTTTCATCGCCTTCACCCTCGCCTGGCTGGTGGAGCGCACCGATCTACCGTTCCGCAACGGCGTCTACACGATCATCCTGTTCCCGCTGCTCGTGCCCGGCATCGTGCTCTCCATCACTTGGATCTTCCTGCTGGCGCCCAACACCGGCTGGATCAACGTGATCTTGCGCACCCTGCTCGGTCTCGAAGGTTCAGGGCCGCTGAACATCTTCAGCATGGGCGGCATGATCCTGGCCCAGGGCATCGGCCTCGTGCCCTTTGTCTTCCTGCTGCTGTCGGCCGCACTGCGCTCGATGAACCCTTCGCTCGAAGAAGCCAGCAACACCGCCGGCGCCAGCCCCTTCACCACCATCCGCCGCGTCACCCTCCCGGTGCTGCTGCCGGGCCTTCTTGCGCCGTTGATCCTGGCCACATTGATCACTCTGGAACAGTTCGAGACGCCATTGGTCATTGGCTTTCCCGCCCGCATCAATGTGTTCAGCACCCGCATCTTCTTCGAGCTGAACCCGGACACCGACCTGCCGGCCTATGGGCGCGCCGCGGCCGTCGCATTGCCCTTCCTCATCTGCGGCGTCCTGCTGCTATTGCTCTATAACCATTTCATCCGTCGCGCCGAAAGCTTCGTCACCGTGACGGGAAAAGGGTTCCGGCCGATGCGCTTTTCGCTTGGCCGCTGGCGCATCCCGGCCATTCTGTTCATCGGCACCTATGCGCTGTTCGGCGCGCTGCTGCCGGGCTTCGTCCTGATCTGGGCGAGCTTCTTTGGCTACAGCCTGCCGTCGTTCGAAATTCTGTCGACGATCAGCTTCTCTGGCTATATCGACCTCTTCAACAATCCAAAGTTCTGGCTCGCCGCGCGCAACACCTTCATCGTCGCAGGCGCCAGCGCCATCATCGTCACGACCATCGGCGTCATCATCGCCTGGACCATCCTGCGCACCCAAGTGGCTGGCCGCTGGATTCTCGATTTCATCAGCTTCCTGTCGCTTGGCATTCCCGCCGTCATCGCCGGCCTCGCTTCGATGCTGCTCTATCTGTCGATGCCGATCGGCATCTACGGCACCGTCCTGGCCTTAGTGCTGGCCTATTCCTACCGCATGGCCGTCTCGACCCGGCTGACCCGCGCCGCCTTGATGCAGATCCATGCCGAACTGGAAGAGGCTTCGTCGGTGGCCGGAGGCCAATGGCTGACCACCATCCGCCGTGTGGTTCTGCCGCTGCTGCGGCCCTCGCTCGTCGCCAGCTTCATCCTGCTTTTCATCATCGGCTTTCGCGAATTCACCATCCCGACGATCCTGCAATCGCCTGATAACACCGTGCTCAGCGTGATGATGTGGCAGGCGTTTCAGGGCGGCAAGACGACCCAGGCGGCCGCCGTCGGCACGATGATCGTGCTGTTCGTCATTCCCATTATTTTTGGCCTGCGCCGCTTCGTTCTGGCGCGCGATGGACGCGATTGA
- a CDS encoding ABC transporter permease has product MQSEAVATLLAEAPPIKSTPKSPSATDGMLEGDFARDAAIVAAAVRRRRLMRLLPWLVIVAMLLLWEIGVRVFDVPEFVLPAPSVVAQSIVKWWSPIVSNALQTLKTTLIGFAMANVLGLALGVLVGSSTMVYHGLYPLLIAFNSIPKVALVPLLVIWCGIGTLPAVLTSFLISFFPITVNVAAGIATVEPELRDVLRALGARPLKIVRKVGLPRSMPYYFASLKIAITSSFLGSILAETIAGQSGIGHLMIVASSRFDVPLVFAGVVVTAAMSVTMYTIATLIETRTISWATRSQGDQSATGV; this is encoded by the coding sequence ATGCAGAGTGAAGCCGTCGCCACCCTCCTCGCCGAAGCGCCACCGATAAAATCGACGCCAAAATCACCATCCGCAACCGATGGCATGTTGGAAGGCGACTTTGCCCGCGATGCTGCGATCGTCGCCGCGGCGGTGCGGCGTCGGCGTCTCATGCGCTTGCTGCCCTGGCTCGTCATCGTCGCCATGCTGCTGCTGTGGGAAATCGGCGTGCGGGTCTTCGATGTGCCGGAATTCGTCCTGCCGGCGCCAAGCGTGGTGGCGCAGAGCATCGTCAAATGGTGGAGCCCGATCGTCTCCAATGCGCTGCAGACCCTCAAGACGACATTGATCGGGTTCGCCATGGCCAATGTTCTGGGCTTGGCGCTCGGCGTTCTCGTCGGCTCTTCGACCATGGTCTATCATGGGCTTTATCCGCTGCTGATCGCGTTCAACAGCATTCCAAAAGTCGCCCTGGTGCCGCTCCTGGTGATCTGGTGTGGCATCGGTACGCTGCCGGCCGTCCTCACCTCGTTTCTGATCAGCTTCTTCCCGATCACCGTCAATGTCGCCGCCGGCATCGCCACCGTGGAGCCGGAGCTGCGCGATGTGTTGCGCGCGCTCGGCGCCCGCCCGTTGAAGATCGTCCGCAAGGTCGGCCTTCCCCGCTCGATGCCGTATTATTTCGCCAGCCTGAAGATCGCCATCACCTCGTCCTTCCTCGGCAGCATTCTGGCCGAGACCATCGCCGGCCAAAGCGGCATCGGCCATCTGATGATCGTAGCGTCGAGCCGCTTCGACGTGCCGCTGGTCTTTGCCGGCGTCGTCGTCACGGCGGCGATGAGCGTCACCATGTATACGATAGCAACCCTCATCGAGACGCGCACGATCAGCTGGGCAACGCGCAGCCAGGGCGATCAGAGCGCGACCGGCGTCTGA
- a CDS encoding ABC transporter ATP-binding protein, translated as MLKVEGLERSYTTPDGLVHAVKGVSFEVPTGSFFTLLGPSGCGKTTTLRCVAGLEQPTGGRITIAGTVVAQPDNDIFVPAFKRDVGMVFQSYAIWPHMNVLENVSYPLVVRKPRPPRDEIRDRAMEALRLVGMDGLANRSATKLSGGQQQRVAFARAIVRHPKVLLLDEPLSNLDAKLREQMRYELQELVARVAITTLYVTHDQSEALAMSDNVAVMSDGLISQMGPPRAVYDQPANEFVAGFLGGANFLDATIVEVGAPSSLVAFDGDRGWLHIALPAGLGKGDRVQIVFRPEDAPLRFSAGGSDNGVRASVARLSFQGGLTECHLKVGEALVRSMLHPSVHADMGAEAWIELNPARCVVYATPDRRMHQP; from the coding sequence ATGCTGAAAGTCGAAGGGCTCGAGCGATCCTACACGACACCCGATGGCCTCGTGCATGCGGTCAAGGGCGTGAGCTTCGAAGTGCCGACCGGCTCGTTCTTCACCCTGCTCGGCCCCTCGGGCTGCGGCAAGACGACGACGTTACGCTGTGTCGCCGGGCTCGAACAGCCAACCGGCGGTCGCATCACCATCGCCGGCACCGTCGTCGCCCAACCCGACAACGATATTTTCGTCCCCGCCTTCAAGCGCGACGTCGGCATGGTGTTCCAGTCCTATGCGATCTGGCCGCATATGAACGTTCTGGAAAACGTGTCTTATCCGCTTGTCGTGCGCAAGCCACGCCCACCGCGCGACGAGATCCGCGACCGCGCCATGGAAGCGCTGCGCCTTGTCGGCATGGATGGCCTCGCCAATCGCTCCGCCACAAAACTCTCCGGCGGCCAGCAGCAACGCGTCGCTTTCGCCCGCGCCATCGTCCGCCATCCAAAAGTGCTTTTGCTCGATGAGCCGCTGTCCAATCTCGACGCCAAGCTGCGCGAGCAGATGCGCTACGAATTGCAGGAACTGGTCGCGCGCGTCGCCATCACCACGCTTTACGTCACCCACGACCAGTCGGAAGCCCTGGCCATGTCCGACAATGTGGCGGTGATGTCGGACGGCTTGATCTCGCAGATGGGTCCGCCGCGCGCCGTCTACGATCAGCCAGCCAATGAATTCGTCGCCGGCTTTCTCGGCGGCGCCAATTTCCTCGATGCCACGATTGTCGAGGTCGGCGCCCCCAGCAGTTTGGTCGCTTTCGACGGCGATCGCGGCTGGCTCCACATTGCTTTACCCGCCGGCCTCGGCAAGGGCGACCGGGTGCAGATCGTCTTTCGTCCCGAGGATGCGCCCCTGCGCTTCTCCGCCGGCGGCAGCGACAATGGCGTGCGCGCCTCCGTCGCCCGCTTGAGTTTCCAGGGCGGACTGACCGAATGCCACCTCAAGGTTGGCGAGGCTCTTGTCCGTTCGATGCTCCATCCTTCCGTCCACGCCGATATGGGCGCCGAGGCGTGGATCGAACTCAATCCTGCGCGTTGCGTCGTCTATGCAACACCGGATCGCCGCATGCATCAGCCTTAG
- a CDS encoding ABC transporter substrate-binding protein, with protein sequence MIRHYGTVALAFAALFGLSSKGLNAQTAWYDLPAVKAAYEKAKEEKEVTVWTPVQAEADWIDSEFNKRFPGITVKGTGDLQAATKIIAEARANRHSVDVWQNSLGGMIEVQKRGLFAKADWLPFGVLPGNILFDGEGVAAHNFVYSTLYARPLVKSEDLPKTWDDLLDPKWRGKMVAQDFLFPRLMGFLAIAWGEERTAKWGRAMINDQKLLITNAPRESFLKTGERVLSIGDAVSQSFQYTENGVPTGYTILDIVPAVQFMFSAMKNAPHPNAARLLIAWMASDEGMAAREKAVYGASIRPGSKSPLAEQVVQSKARVILEDLATMDQRADFYKKFSSIIRGP encoded by the coding sequence ATGATCCGGCATTACGGCACGGTGGCACTTGCTTTCGCGGCACTCTTTGGCCTGTCTTCGAAAGGGCTCAACGCCCAAACCGCCTGGTATGATCTTCCCGCCGTCAAGGCGGCTTATGAGAAGGCAAAGGAAGAAAAAGAAGTCACCGTCTGGACCCCGGTGCAGGCCGAGGCCGATTGGATTGACTCTGAGTTCAACAAGCGCTTTCCCGGCATCACGGTGAAAGGCACCGGCGACCTTCAAGCCGCCACCAAAATTATCGCCGAAGCCCGCGCCAACAGACACTCCGTCGATGTCTGGCAAAATTCGCTGGGCGGCATGATCGAAGTGCAGAAGCGCGGCCTGTTCGCCAAGGCAGATTGGCTGCCGTTTGGTGTTTTGCCGGGCAATATCCTGTTCGACGGCGAAGGCGTCGCCGCCCACAATTTCGTCTATTCGACGCTCTATGCCCGCCCGCTCGTCAAGTCCGAGGACCTACCGAAGACCTGGGACGATCTGCTCGATCCCAAATGGCGCGGCAAGATGGTGGCGCAGGACTTTCTATTTCCCCGCCTGATGGGCTTTCTCGCCATCGCCTGGGGCGAAGAACGCACCGCCAAATGGGGGCGCGCCATGATCAACGATCAGAAATTGCTGATCACCAATGCGCCGCGCGAAAGCTTCCTCAAGACCGGCGAACGGGTTCTTTCCATCGGCGACGCCGTCAGCCAGTCTTTCCAATATACGGAGAATGGCGTACCGACGGGCTACACCATTCTCGATATCGTGCCTGCGGTGCAATTCATGTTCTCGGCGATGAAGAACGCGCCGCATCCCAATGCCGCCCGGCTTCTCATCGCCTGGATGGCGTCTGATGAAGGCATGGCCGCGCGCGAAAAGGCGGTCTACGGCGCCAGCATTCGCCCCGGCTCGAAATCGCCTCTGGCCGAACAGGTCGTGCAATCAAAAGCGCGGGTCATCCTTGAAGACCTCGCGACCATGGATCAGCGCGCCGACTTCTACAAAAAATTCTCGAGCATCATTCGCGGGCCGTAA
- a CDS encoding UbiD family decarboxylase, with product MLTLDRLKGTGAPDRLSLRSWLAALPAQNLLRISEPVDLDYYPTALVLELERQGRSPVVWFDAPLGFRGPVITNLFGCRDRIAAMVGAAPGGFNAAWSQAQGQPLPSVVIAKGPVQEVVVEGAALDVGQLPISRHFEKDAGRYIGSGILVCKDPDTGVRNLSYQRLQLKGPNRFGASLHSRGHIWEHLARARELKRNLEVAVVIGAHPAINLAAAAKVAKEVDEFDIAGALMGQPVQLVKCRTIDVEVPAFAEYVLEGEILADEFEDEGPYGEYTGYATDRSTRNVFIVKAITSRADPIFHDIIPGYSAEHLLLGRSAREAHVALRLKEMVPGLVALNYPKSGTHFHAYMSMKQMAKGQARQALMLLMGLDPYIKLAVAVDEDVNVFDESEVLWALATRFQADRDMFMVPDAFCNRLDPSSRDGVSTKMALDATMSPGWEFERNVVPAEAAAWARSLLRS from the coding sequence ATGCTGACCTTGGATCGATTGAAGGGCACCGGCGCGCCGGACAGGCTGTCGTTGCGGAGCTGGCTCGCGGCGCTGCCGGCGCAGAATCTGTTGCGCATTAGCGAACCCGTCGATCTCGACTATTACCCGACGGCTTTGGTGCTCGAGCTTGAGCGGCAGGGTCGCTCTCCCGTGGTCTGGTTCGATGCGCCGCTCGGTTTTCGTGGTCCGGTGATCACCAATCTGTTTGGCTGCCGCGATCGCATCGCGGCCATGGTTGGCGCGGCGCCAGGTGGTTTCAACGCGGCGTGGAGCCAGGCACAAGGGCAGCCGCTGCCGTCGGTCGTCATCGCGAAGGGGCCGGTGCAAGAGGTGGTGGTCGAAGGTGCTGCTCTCGATGTAGGCCAACTACCGATCAGCCGGCATTTCGAAAAGGATGCCGGTCGCTACATCGGCTCCGGCATTCTCGTCTGCAAGGATCCCGATACGGGCGTGCGCAATCTCAGTTATCAACGCTTGCAGTTGAAAGGGCCGAACCGGTTTGGCGCCAGCCTGCATTCGCGCGGTCACATCTGGGAACATCTGGCGCGGGCGCGTGAATTGAAGCGCAATCTCGAAGTCGCCGTGGTGATCGGCGCTCATCCGGCCATCAATCTCGCCGCCGCCGCCAAAGTCGCCAAGGAGGTGGACGAGTTCGACATCGCCGGCGCGCTGATGGGCCAGCCCGTACAGCTGGTCAAATGCCGAACGATCGATGTCGAAGTGCCAGCCTTCGCCGAATATGTGCTGGAAGGCGAAATCCTCGCCGATGAATTCGAGGATGAGGGGCCTTACGGCGAATACACCGGCTATGCGACGGATCGCTCGACGCGCAATGTCTTTATCGTCAAGGCGATCACCTCACGTGCCGATCCGATCTTTCATGACATCATTCCCGGCTATTCGGCCGAGCATCTACTGCTGGGGCGCAGCGCCCGCGAGGCGCATGTCGCCCTGCGGCTGAAGGAAATGGTGCCGGGGCTGGTCGCGCTAAACTATCCCAAGTCCGGCACGCATTTTCACGCTTACATGTCGATGAAGCAGATGGCGAAGGGCCAGGCGCGCCAGGCTTTGATGCTGCTGATGGGGCTTGATCCCTATATCAAGCTCGCGGTGGCGGTGGACGAGGATGTGAACGTCTTCGATGAAAGCGAAGTGCTCTGGGCGCTGGCGACGCGCTTTCAGGCTGATCGCGACATGTTCATGGTGCCAGATGCCTTCTGCAACCGGCTCGATCCCTCTTCGCGCGATGGCGTTTCGACGAAGATGGCGCTGGACGCGACGATGTCGCCGGGCTGGGAGTTCGAGCGCAATGTCGTGCCCGCCGAGGCTGCGGCCTGGGCACGAAGTCTTCTCCGTAGCTGA
- a CDS encoding MarR family transcriptional regulator, translating to MEANKANRTASPSRPPPVQSQQHLEQVAAAKIMVLATNLRRSASALYARELNLGTHEWPIIGSIGMSGATSLHELAERLGLDKGLASREVSALVRRGLVLKERPSKEVRIRLSPEGEEIMRQVAILSSQREDFLFSDMTDKERTVFVQHLQMISARAKALLEQVNETPTEMSAKD from the coding sequence ATGGAAGCCAACAAAGCCAACCGCACCGCTTCCCCATCCCGCCCGCCCCCAGTGCAGAGCCAGCAGCATCTTGAGCAGGTCGCCGCAGCCAAAATCATGGTTCTGGCGACCAATCTGCGCCGCTCGGCCAGCGCGCTCTATGCCCGCGAGCTCAATCTCGGGACCCATGAATGGCCGATTATCGGCTCGATCGGGATGAGCGGCGCCACCTCGCTGCACGAACTGGCGGAACGGCTTGGCCTCGATAAAGGGCTCGCCAGCCGCGAAGTCTCGGCGCTTGTCCGGCGCGGCCTTGTCCTCAAGGAACGCCCGTCGAAAGAGGTGCGCATCCGCCTGAGCCCCGAGGGCGAGGAGATCATGCGACAGGTGGCGATCCTCTCCTCGCAACGGGAGGACTTCCTGTTCTCTGACATGACCGACAAGGAGCGCACGGTCTTTGTCCAGCACTTGCAGATGATCTCGGCGCGCGCCAAAGCGCTGCTTGAACAGGTCAATGAAACGCCAACGGAGATGAGCGCCAAAGATTAG
- a CDS encoding Rieske 2Fe-2S domain-containing protein — translation MTTASESELLTRVGPGTPMGNMMREYWIPAMLSSELKADAPPTRLMLLNEKLIAFRDSDGRVGILDHRCPHRCASLFFGRNEEKGLRCTYHGWKFDVDGNCLDQPNVPAHQAFPERVKAKAYRTAERYGIVWTYMGQRAEAPPLPCFEAVMIADETDRNMFCVQRECNWLQGLEGDIDTSHFSFLHMGGMHADEVDPTSTGRYALIHPAPEYHVADTDWGTMYTAYRPAEEQSTYWRVAHFLFPFWTIPPDGAFTDHVIARAWVPIDDTHTMFFHISWKRNTPGLRKKKDGSQIPGATIGNKFLPNDTSWLGRWRLAANASNDYLIDRDAQRLDNYSGIDGIHLQDQALTESMGGIVDHTFEHLAVSDLMITRTRRRILQAARAAAEGIAPPGVDNPETFQGARGGDFVSPNTVGWLQAYSDELRASKNPTGTLRIAAE, via the coding sequence ATGACCACAGCCAGTGAGAGCGAACTGCTGACGCGCGTTGGTCCCGGAACTCCAATGGGAAACATGATGCGGGAATATTGGATCCCCGCCATGCTCTCCTCCGAACTCAAGGCCGATGCGCCGCCCACCCGCCTGATGCTGTTGAACGAAAAGCTGATCGCCTTCCGCGACAGCGACGGCCGCGTCGGCATTCTCGATCATCGCTGCCCGCATCGCTGCGCCTCGCTGTTCTTTGGCCGCAACGAGGAGAAGGGGCTACGTTGCACCTATCACGGCTGGAAATTCGACGTCGACGGCAATTGCCTCGACCAGCCGAATGTGCCGGCGCACCAGGCCTTTCCTGAACGCGTCAAGGCCAAGGCCTATCGCACCGCCGAACGTTACGGCATCGTCTGGACCTATATGGGCCAGCGCGCCGAGGCGCCGCCGCTGCCCTGTTTCGAAGCGGTGATGATCGCCGACGAGACCGATCGCAACATGTTCTGCGTGCAACGCGAGTGCAATTGGCTGCAAGGCCTCGAAGGCGACATCGATACCTCGCACTTCAGTTTCCTGCACATGGGCGGCATGCATGCCGACGAAGTCGACCCGACCAGCACCGGCCGCTACGCGCTGATCCACCCGGCGCCGGAGTATCATGTCGCCGATACGGATTGGGGCACCATGTACACGGCCTATCGCCCGGCCGAAGAGCAATCAACCTATTGGCGCGTGGCGCATTTCCTGTTCCCGTTCTGGACGATCCCGCCGGACGGCGCCTTCACCGACCATGTCATCGCCCGCGCCTGGGTGCCCATCGACGACACCCACACCATGTTCTTCCACATCTCCTGGAAGCGGAACACGCCGGGCCTGCGCAAGAAGAAAGATGGCAGCCAGATCCCCGGCGCGACCATCGGCAATAAGTTCCTGCCCAATGATACGAGCTGGCTTGGCCGCTGGCGGCTCGCCGCCAATGCCTCCAACGACTATCTGATTGACCGCGACGCCCAGCGGCTCGACAATTACTCAGGCATCGACGGCATCCACCTGCAAGACCAGGCCTTGACCGAGAGCATGGGTGGCATCGTCGATCACACGTTCGAACATCTGGCGGTGAGCGATTTGATGATCACCCGCACGCGGCGACGCATTCTGCAGGCAGCCCGCGCGGCGGCTGAAGGCATCGCACCGCCCGGTGTCGACAACCCGGAGACCTTCCAGGGCGCGCGCGGTGGTGATTTCGTCAGCCCCAATACGGTCGGCTGGCTGCAAGCCTATTCCGATGAGCTGCGCGCCTCGAAAAACCCGACAGGCACTTTGCGCATCGCCGCTGAATAA
- a CDS encoding aromatic ring-hydroxylating dioxygenase subunit alpha gives MSLSTVDAPQQARATGYGRKPSTHDAMMTEVGAGTPLGEFMRRYWHPVALSEKVKDVPQKLRMLGEDLVIFRDRQGRPGLLHARCAHRGTTLYYGKVEENGIRCCYHGWLFDVEGRCLDQPCEADGGRSRDRVMQPWYPLQERYGLVWAYMGPPEKQPLLPYWDSLEATGPGEKIYVTGSSFGAGGDETIEIVPCNWLQDWENIMDPFHIPILHTNFSGVQFVPEMGVMPQVHWEHAPTGMQYTAYRKLDNGREMDRVTLALFPHVRIVPSVQLAPGPATGIGWVVPVDDTNFRLFHALRVPEGFNGMPRLPGKKWSEKSEDEHQRFPGDWEAQVGQGPISLHSEENLAGSDKGIVMLRRLLKQQIKIVEDGGDPLGVIYDPAQQIMKVGAGNFFKD, from the coding sequence ATGAGCCTATCAACTGTCGATGCTCCGCAACAGGCCCGCGCCACCGGATATGGTCGCAAGCCCTCCACCCATGATGCGATGATGACCGAGGTCGGCGCCGGCACGCCGCTCGGCGAATTCATGCGCCGCTATTGGCACCCGGTCGCCCTGTCGGAGAAGGTGAAGGACGTGCCGCAGAAGCTGCGCATGCTCGGCGAAGACCTCGTCATCTTCCGCGATCGCCAAGGCCGGCCCGGCCTGCTCCATGCCCGTTGCGCCCATCGCGGCACCACGCTCTATTACGGCAAGGTCGAGGAAAACGGCATCCGCTGTTGCTATCATGGTTGGCTCTTCGACGTCGAAGGCCGCTGCCTCGACCAACCCTGCGAAGCCGATGGCGGACGCAGCCGCGACCGCGTCATGCAGCCCTGGTATCCGCTGCAGGAACGCTATGGCCTCGTCTGGGCCTATATGGGCCCGCCGGAAAAGCAGCCGCTGCTGCCCTATTGGGACTCGCTTGAAGCCACAGGCCCCGGCGAAAAGATTTATGTGACGGGATCAAGCTTCGGCGCCGGCGGCGATGAGACTATCGAGATCGTCCCCTGCAACTGGCTGCAGGACTGGGAAAACATCATGGACCCGTTCCATATCCCGATCCTGCACACCAATTTCAGCGGCGTGCAATTCGTACCCGAAATGGGCGTGATGCCCCAGGTCCATTGGGAACATGCGCCCACGGGCATGCAATACACCGCCTATCGTAAGCTTGACAATGGCCGCGAGATGGACCGCGTCACCCTCGCCCTGTTTCCGCATGTGCGTATCGTGCCGAGCGTGCAGCTCGCGCCCGGCCCCGCCACCGGCATCGGCTGGGTAGTGCCGGTCGACGATACCAACTTCCGCCTGTTCCATGCCCTGCGCGTGCCGGAAGGGTTTAATGGCATGCCGCGTCTGCCGGGCAAGAAGTGGAGCGAGAAGAGCGAGGACGAGCACCAGCGCTTTCCCGGCGATTGGGAAGCGCAAGTCGGTCAAGGACCCATCAGCCTGCATTCGGAAGAAAACCTGGCCGGCAGCGACAAGGGCATCGTCATGCTCCGCCGCCTGTTGAAGCAGCAGATCAAGATCGTCGAGGACGGTGGCGACCCGCTCGGCGTCATCTATGATCCCGCCCAACAGATCATGAAGGTCGGCGCCGGCAATTTCTTTAAGGACTGA